GTATCATAAGCTCAAACTGTGCTTCTACTGTGGCAGCCCTCAGCACTCAGTGGCATTGTGCCCAGTCCGCACCAAGTCCAAGCCTACCTGTACAGATAGGCTACTCACAGGGTTTTTCTGCCATTTCAGTGCTGATTGATTCTGGAGCAGCTGGCAACTTCAAAGACAGCTCTCTTATCATGAAACTCATCAGGTCTTATGAAACTTATCAGGTCACTCTGCAATCCCCTGCATGTCCAAGTCCTTGACGGAGGACCCATCAGAGGGGACCGATAACCCATTGTACTACACCCCTCCTTCTCAGAGTCAGCACCCTCCATCAGGAACAAATTTCCCTCCTCGTCACAGTCACCAAGACCTTTCCCATCATGCTGGGCTCCCCTGGATGCATACCCACAACCCACAGATCTCCTGGTCTGAGTGAGAAATCCTCCACTGGGTCCCACATTGTTTCAACCACTGTCTGCAGGCCCCAGTGCTCCTTGTGGCATCAACTTGAGAGTCCTGAAGCCAACTCTAATACAGAAATACCTCCAGAACCTCAGGACCACAAGGAAGTCTTTAGCAGAACCAATGCTAGTGGCCTCCCTCCTCATTGACCATATAGCTGTGCCTTTGAGCTCATGGCTGGTGCTATGCTTCCCCATAGGTGTATTAATCCTCTCTCAGCCAAGGAGACCCAAGCTATGGATGATTACATCATGTAGGCCCTGGAAAAAGGATATATTATTCCTTCCACCTCACCAGCATCTGCAGGCTTTTTCCTCATGGAAAAGAAAGGATGCGGTCTCTTACCAAGCATCCTCTGGGACATCACCTGTCACTCATGCCAGGAGGGTTCTTGTTTGGCTCCTGGAGAACCAGCTCTTTGTAAAAGGGGAGAAATGTGAATTCCATGTAACCAAAATCTCGTTCCATAGCTAAGCCATTAATAAAGAGGGTGTATTCTCACTACAGAGGTTCCTGGGGTTTGCCAACTTCTACCCACCGATTCATCAGTGGGTTCAGTTCCATCGCCATGCCCCCCACAGCCTTGCTTAAGAAAGAGCCCAAGAAACTACAATGGAACTCCTCACCCGACCAAGCATTTCAGTGCCTCAAGGAAGATTTCACGTTGGCCCCCTTGAACACCCAAATCCCTCCTTAATCGTGGAAGTGGATGCTTCAGAAATCGGCGTGGGGGCAGTGCTGTCACAAAGGTTTGAAGAGAAACCTACGCTTCACTCAGTGGCATTCTTTTCTAAGAAGTTATCCCTGGCTGAACATAACTACGACATCAGCAACTGAGAACTCCTGGCAGTTAAATTAACCTTGGAGGAGTGGCATCACTGGTTGGAGGGGGCCCAATACCCATTTGTGAGATATATCGTGATATACACTGACCATAAGAATCTGGAATACATCAAGCTGGCCAAGAGTCTCACATCATGACAGGTAATGTGGGCCCTGTTCTTTTCTAGGTTTGAGTTCACCCTCTCCTACTGCCCAGGCTCTAAGAACACGAAAGCCGAATCCCTCTCACGCCTATACCCAGCCCCTCCCAAGGAGAACACAGCTTGCCACCAACCTGTTTTGGGGGAACTTTAACCTGGGAGTTTGACAAGGAGATTGAGAATGCCCCAGGCCAGAGAATCCTCAGTCAGTGTCCCTTCAGGGAAGAAATATGTGCCCCCACAGTTGAGGCGCAAACTCATCACCTGGGCACACACCTCGCCTGCTACCGGACACTGGGCACCCACAAAACAAAGTTCTCCAGGGGAAGTACTGGTGGCCCCACATTCTCTCCAATATCCAGAAATTCATCTCTGCATGTACCACTTATTTTCAGCCCAAGGTAACCCGAACATTACCCACTGGTAAACTCCTTCCACTGCCCATACCACATTGATCATGGTCTCACATTGCCGTAGAGTTTGTCACAGTGCCCCCCAAGATGGCGCCTCTAAGGAAGGCTACCTATGTTAGTGCTCGTATTTATATCTAGTTCGTTTTTGTTCTGTTCGTTGTTACACTGTGGGATGTggaactaaggaaaaacatttcactacattacatgaCATGTATGTAATacgtatgtgacaaataaagaacctcgAACCTTGATTTACCTCGTTTCCATGGCAAAACAGTCATCATGGTGGTCATCGACCAGTTCTCCAACTCCCTCTGCCTGATTCCCCTCCCCGGCTCCCCTCACCCTTCAAAACTGCAGAACTTTGAGAGAGATCGCAGAACtgactctctacagaaataaaattaagataTTTAGAGGTCCtcagaattattaaaaaataaaaatctaaaaaccaCATATTCATCACCCTTTCTTTTAGAAATCTAAATTAGGACTAGTGTTTAATCTTGTCATCACAAGCAACATGGAAGAaaccaaatataaacaaattgttGAGGAGAACCTGTCCCAGTCAGCGAGACATCTGTGTTTAGGGCgcaaaaataaatgttccaACAGCAcaatgagccaaagcacagggaAAACTACAATGGAATAGCTTGAAATAAagtcgttgtttttttttgaaatggccaagtcaagtctgtggcatgacctgaaaattgctgtccatttttttctaatttgggagagttggaaaaaaaattgccttgaggaatggaagaaaaacccaaaataaaaatatgaaaggcTCATAGAGACACATCCAAGGCAactcaaagctgtaatttcTGCAAAAGGACAATTCATAATGAGGGGGGAGGatatttaattatgttaataattaaaataagtaaTTATAAGTAGTAAATAATTCTGATGACATCTAAATAtcttattaaattttatttctgtagagagtcaCTTCAAAAGGAGTAGAAAAAATCCCATTCTGCTATgcttaaatttgatgttgcaatatggcaaaataagaaataatcatggggtgaatactttctggagcCACTGTATATGGCTTATAAGATCCAATGTAAAACTTGAAAGGCAAAATAAGTTTAATTCTAATAACCCAGACATTCGCATGAAATATAAAAGGGCACTTTATTTCATTGTATTTGGGTATGTGAACCCCTGGACAGATTCTGGAAAGAAATAGCAAAATTTCCAAAATTATTGACCAGATGCCTGTGTACGCTAATATTTGTATTCTTGGTCTTGTTCCATTAACACTGTCAAAAAGCACTCAAAAAGCACTCAAAAATGGAAGTTACTAAATTGCTGTCTATTATATGCAGCACTGGCACTCCTCAGGGATGTGTGCTCTCCCCACTACTATTCTCCCTCTACACAAATGTCTGCACCTCCTCAGACACCTCTCTTAAGCTCCTGAAGTTTGTAGATGACACCACAGTCATTGGCCTCATCCAGGACAGTTATGAGCCTGCATACAGAAGGGAGGTTCTGcagctggctgtctggtgcagtcaaaacaacctggagctgaacacGCTCAAAACAGTGATGATAGTCGATTTCAGGAGGAACCCCCCGGCACTGCCCCCACTCACCATCCTGGACAGCACTGTCACCACCATGGAGTCCTTCAGGTTCCTGGGCTCTACCATCTCACAGGACCTGCAGTGGGAGACCCACATAGACTCCATCttgaaaaaggcccagcagagaTTGTACTTCCTCCGCCAACTGAGaaagttcaacctgccacaggagTTGCTGACCCAATTCTACTCAGCTGTCATCGAGTCTGTTCTGTGCACCTCAATTACTGTCTGGTTTGGTTCAGCTACCAAATCAGATATAAGAAGACTTCAACAGACAGTCTGAACCACTGAAAGGATTATTGGTGCTCCCCTGCCCACTCTACAGGACCTATACTCATCCAGAGTGAAGAAACGGGCAGGTAAAATCATTTCAAACACCTCGCACTCAGGCCACAATCTCTTTGAACTGTTGCCCTCCAGCCGGCGCCTCAGAGCACTGAACAACCAGGCACAAGAACAGCTTTTTCTCACAAGCCATTTCCCTCATGAACAGTTGACTACTTCTAGGAGGTGTATTACCTCTCTGTGGATACAATTTTTTGTgcaatatataaattcattctTTACTATATTACCTGTACACATATCCTTAATGCTTCTGCCACTGCCTTCACCTTGCACATAGCTGTATTATATCTGTACATATATCTATTCCATTTAAGCCTATTGTGTCTACTGTACAGTGTTAGATATtctctcttattattatttgtaaattgtattattatatgtctgccatcttattggtatgtgtgttctggaagcttcataccaaggcaaattccttgtgtgtgtgagcacacttggcaataaaagcttATTCTTCAAAGAGCTTGACTGCCATCTATTGGAAAAGTGAAAATTGTTCTTCTTTAACAGTCTGTAAAAAAGAGCTTCCTACATATTTAGCAGTTGAAAGATTTGCCCATACAATCAAAGAGAAAATGCATGTATTCCATAAAATCTGGGCttcttttcttcagtttttaaaaGAGGATGACCTGCCCTGAACTATTCCTCTCAGCTGTGACTGTGCCCCCTTTTATCTCCTATGAAAAgaacatgttatttaatgaTATATATTCtcactatttttattttgctatcattttatttacattatttttcttataataataCTTAGTAATAAAAGTAAGTATTATTACAAAGTCAGAGTTCACAGAAGTGCTCACTGAGATGGgacaacacataacagtacgcaagactacataaagtgctaATGCACagcagtgtgagatgagtgaaggacagtaaatacacaaaacaatatacacagaacaataaacacCCAGGACAACATAACAGTGCTGGGCAGGACAGCTAGTGTACAATGGACTGTAAACtattgtgtagtgtagcagcaatattggCAGCAAAAAGTGTCTCATGTTTAATGCAGCTGCTTGATGGCAATGCctatatgtttaatatgttgacaaaaaacaataaaaacatgttatacaaaaagaacaggaaacacacacacagactgagatgggacaacacataacagtacataAAGAAAGGGTGATGAATATGTGGGTGATCTCTTTTGTATTAGTAACGGATGGATCTCTCTCTGCAGGACATGCAACAATACTGCTCTATTGTACAGCACTGAACAGAACCTTTTCAAAAAGGTGTAATGACCCAGACAGTTATAGACACTATTAcagaggatttttaaaaataaacaggcaAAAATACCAGACAAAGAAGACAGAACACAAATGTGGCATAAGGGAATGCTAATGCTAAGCTaggctaagctaagctaagctaagcgcTAAGTTAAGAGCTAATACTAACCAGTAGAGGTGAACACTACAGAGGATTCAACAAAACCAGACAGGGTGAAGGGCAGGGCAGGGCACATGGAGAGGTGCACTTATACACTCTGGTAATGAGACCAGAAACTAGCAGCAGATGTCATTACTCAGACAGATCTCCGGAGAGGCGGAGCAATAATGAAGACAGATCAGTGACAAAAGGGCATTACAGATATCAAGGGGCAAAGGGGCAGGTGCTTGGGTACCCACAGCTTCCTCTTGTAGACTAATTTATGTTATTCTTGGACTTTTAATATGTTGTggtagaaaataaaaactgcattgATTCAAGTTTAACTTCAAATATAATTATATGAAGTGATGTGGTACTTGCAGTTATCAGTTTTACTGAAGACACTGAAgtatattaattacatttcttatttcttagtGAGTTTCCCGAAAACACATCAGTGATGGAGCAGCATCTGTTCATACTCCTGTTTCTCATAGGTAAGagaaaataagtgtgtgtgtgtgagtgtgtgtgttttgagggggagagagagagagagagagagagacatcaacctacaacatgaaaaaaaaatgtcttcatcCTAATAAAGTGATAGTCTTACTTTTTGATACAGGACACCTCTACCAACATGGTCTTCACTGTCCTCACAGCCCACTCTGCCATCCCATTACTTTGAGAATAATATGGGCTACTGGTCACATGTGTCAAACCATAGTCCATAGTAAAGCATTGTGCCTCTCTTTAACACAAGCCTTACAGCTGTTCACCTTGACTTTGATCTGCTTGGTCAGTCCTGGTCACCACACTGGCTCTCAAGTTCTAGCTAAACACTTGGCAATCTCCTAGTTGCCCTGGTGTATTTTCTCCAGGATTTCATATGGAATCACAATTCTCTTACTCTCCGTTAGAAGCCCATCTCACCATCAGCAGATCATGTGTGTGTTGCCAGTCCTGTTTGAGGTGTGGGGCAGACTTTTGTCTTTCCCACCCCATGCATATAAGAGATGACCCCAGTCTACAATCCTCATCCTCTTGTTGAGCCTATTTATTTGAGCATTTCATCAGTGGGTGGTGGCTGTTGAATAACCTCATTTACATTAACCCTTATATCATTCTGGAGTGTCAGTTCATCCTGTTTTGGAGATTttcaccagatttttttttatttttatcaggGACACACATAATCTTGTAGTAGAAGCACTATAGCCTTTGTCTGAAACATAGCTTTTATCTTGTCTGGGTCGGGCCATATGTCAGCAGCACTAATATATGGCAAAGGTCCACACAGGTTCTTTGTGGGTGGTCTGAGAACTCATTGGTTTTTGGAGAACCTCATTGCATCTTTTTGTAGCTGTGATGGTCTGTCTTATCTCTGGCCATTGCTTCTTCACTCTGTTCTATTTTGGTGATTGCGTTGCTGGAAGTTAGCTCCGGATCTAATTGTAGCTTCTCTGAAAAATGCATTATCCCTTATGCCTACTACCAGCCTGTCTCTGATCATTTCCTCCTGAAGAGGATATTGCTATGTTAATTTATGAACTGCAGTGATAAATGCTTCAGCTGGCTCTCCTGGTTCTTGacaacatttatatatacacagccTTTTCATAAATGATGTTTGAGTATTAAATGATTCTCAAAcgtctctttttatttttggtatatATTATCCTGTTTTTGTTGGATATTGGTAAGATACTTAATATGTCATCGAATTTATCACATATCATGTAAATTCATGAGATTACTTGACACTCATGACCGCCCTTGGTAAGGCCTGCAGCAATGTGGAATCTCTGGATCCAATTGGGCCAGGTATTGTTGCTACTGTTAAGTCATTGAAATCAAAATTGTCTGGTAGGCTTATCAAAAATAAGGAATCCATTCGTTTCATTTACATACAGTCTCCTCATTGCTGTGCACTtgcttctgtgtgtgcatgtgagttcACTGCAGCTGTGCTAGTTAGTCAGCTGGTAAgttgctaattatattttgttgAAAATCTTTACTTAACTGTATAATTACAAGGAGAACAGCTTCCACTGTATAATCACATACTCCTCTAGCACTGCGCAGGCACAGACAATACATAACCAAACATTCTGTTACTATTGTttcaaaattattacatttaaggAGGTGTTTTTATAAACACGAAtaaagtttttatgtttttcacccaagaaaaaataagaaaaatatctTTCATACTATACAGCTAAAATTAAATAAGGACGTTATTTAAAACTCTCCTCTACAGGAGTCATCCCTCTCATCCTGTCTGTTCCTCGTAAGTACTATCTGATCCAGCAAGAGCGAAGTTGGAGTGATGCTCAGGCTTACTGCCGGGCCATGCACTCTGACCTGGCTATCATCAAAAGTGATGACAACATGGCCCGACTTCAgaatgaagcacagagacagcaatTCAGTTCCAGTGCTTGGATTGGACTGTACAGTGACATCAACAGCTGGCACTGGTCCCTTGGCAACGAGGCAGTTGGAAGTATGACCAATTGGCATGCAGAAGAGCCTAACAACAATTACGGACATGAAGAGTGTGGAGTGGTCAGTATGGTGGGTTGGTGGGATGTGTCATGTAGACACGCATACCCCTTTGTGTGCTTTGATGGTGAGAAGCTAAGTACATATTACTCACTTTCATTTTTTGTCAATAGAGAATGTTGTCTTGTAATAAAAATTCTAAGTGGTGTGTTTTTACTGTGCTCACTGAACTTAAGGGTGCTCTCAAGTGCCACatatattaaacagaaaaatattagaACACATTTGAGTTATCAGACAAAAACAACTCTGGCATTTGAGAAATGGTTTACTGGTTCAGTCTACCTAGGCCAAAAGgtgtgcagtgtttttttttttttttctctatttttgcTTTTGATTATTTCTGAGAAACATCCTTGCGGTGTTTTTCTGTTGTAACCTATGTAACTTTCACTTTTTGGCTACATTAACGTCATGAATATTCAAAttgtaaaatctattttttttttttcaattgtcACAGACAGTGAAACTGGCAATCAGAGGTACATTTACATCTCTAATAGTATGACATGGCATGAAGCTCAAGTTTACTGTAGACAGTATCACACAGACCTGGCCAGCGCGAGAGACACTAATGAAAACTCAGTTATAGAGAGACTGACCTCTGGATGGACTTGGTTTGGTCTGTTCAGAGACTCCTGGAAGTGGGTAGACCAAACCAACTTCTCTACCATCAGCTGGATGCCTGGAGAACCTGATAATGCCCTGGGGAATGAGAATTGTGGTTATTTAAATAACAGTCAGGCTTTTGATGCACCGTGCTCAGACCTAAAGCCTTTCTTTTGTTACTCCGGTCAgttttattcagcatttttgaTAAATTTAAACTGCTTTTAGAATGTCAGTTTaattgtgtgttcatgtttgtgtttgtatgtgtctTTGCATTTTTATATCCAGCAATCACAGGAAAAGAGCAAATTGTAAAGTTGAAGGTTCAAGCCAATCAGGATGTGAATGATCCTGCAGTAAAGATGACCATCTTGGAGCAGGTGGGTCTCATCCTCCACAGGACCCCACTTAATCTTATTGGTTTCACAGGAGGTtaagacaaaaagacacaatTACCACTATTGAAAacttgataaataaaataaaagaaataaaacggATTATGTCTGAAATAccaatgatattttttaaaaagctcaaTAAAAAGACACCTTTGCACTGATCTCAGTTATTCACAGTCGACGCATGATGCCCTCACACTGGTCTCACGGCATGAAGATTACGCTTGTCTGGTGCATAGAGATGTGATTCGGGTTGCTGGTTAGGGGAGCTGAGGAGAGGAACCCATTCTGCTGTGCCATATTGTGCAATACAGTACATGCCCTCACAATCTAGCAGACTTTTTCTGGTTGGTATAGCAGTCTCCGACTTGACTCATCCAGACAATGCCACATTTTATGCAGGCCAATGATGCAGTCTGAATGTGCAATAGCGAGTGCATCATTGTACTATCTCTCCTCTGTCATATGTGGGTTTGGGGGAAATTTTGACTTCTTTTATAGAATTAAATTGCTTTTGATTGTTTGAGAAATTCTGATTTGGTGCGCTTATAGCAACATGAGTGCAGTCAATTGCTCTGATTACATTTGGGAAACTGGACATTGCTGCAAATTGTGCTTTGATGTTGGCCTCTTCACTCGCCTGGTAAGGAATTCTGATGTACTCACTTTAATTATGCCAACCAATATGGCTGATTTGATGGAGCTTAAGAATGGCTGGGGTTGTTAAGACCTGTAAGTGAGAAGGTAATGAATGTTGGTCTCTCCATGAGACCAACTCAGCACATAGTTCCAAAAGAATGGCTCTTAGAAATTTAAATCGGCTCATTAGGAAATCAAGACCCCACTTACAGGTTTCACAGGAGGTTAGTGTCTCTATCctgcattattttctaattaaagtCTTATTCTGTTATTCAGATCAAGCAGAAAGTGAAGAATCATGGAATGGCAAAAAACATCACGGTGAAATGGAGAAAGCATCCAGATGGAATGGTGTTTcacaagaagaaagaaaatactaCTACAGTAGGAAAAGGAGAGCTCTAAGTCTATAGCTGTGCCTAAATTATGTAATTCTGTAATGCACTAGGCATTTTTATTATGAGTAATATGTTCACTCTGGGAAATTTAATGAGCTCTAATTCACTATTAAATGTATGGtaactggggaaaaaagactAATTTACACCAAGTTTCTCTTTCAGTTCATTTCTAAAagtaatatttgtattattcatTTAGTTGTCTACAATGTGTCTTTACCacaa
The sequence above is a segment of the Pangasianodon hypophthalmus isolate fPanHyp1 chromosome 12, fPanHyp1.pri, whole genome shotgun sequence genome. Coding sequences within it:
- the LOC113535310 gene encoding macrophage mannose receptor 1 codes for the protein MEQHLFILLFLIGVIPLILSVPRKYYLIQQERSWSDAQAYCRAMHSDLAIIKSDDNMARLQNEAQRQQFSSSAWIGLYSDINSWHWSLGNEAVGSMTNWHAEEPNNNYGHEECGVVSMVGWWDVSCRHAYPFVCFDDSETGNQRYIYISNSMTWHEAQVYCRQYHTDLASARDTNENSVIERLTSGWTWFGLFRDSWKWVDQTNFSTISWMPGEPDNALGNENCGYLNNSQAFDAPCSDLKPFFCYSAITGKEQIVKLKVQANQDVNDPAVKMTILEQIKQKVKNHGMAKNITVKWRKHPDGMVFHKKKENTTTVGKGEL